Part of the Streptomyces sp. NBC_01460 genome, GGAGGCCGCGCCCTGCCGGTGGGCGGTGCCGACGCAGTCGGCGCCGGTGTCGCCGCCGCCGATGACGACGACGTGCTTGCCCTCGGCGGTGATCGGGGAGACCGTCAGGTCGCCCTCCTGCACCTTGTTGGCGAGCGGCAGGTACTCCATGGCGAAGTGGATGCCGTTCAGCTCACGGCCCGGGGCGGGCAGGTCGCGGGAGACGGTGGCACCGGCGGCGATGACGACCGCGTCGTAGCGGCGGCGGAGCTTGGCGGCGTCGATGTCCTTGCCGATCTCCACCTCCGTGCGGAACTTGGTGCCTTCCGCGCGCATCTGCTCGATGCGGCGGTTGATGTGGGACTTCTCCATCTTGAACTCGGGGATGCCGTAGCGGAGGAGTCCTCCGATGCGGTCCGCGCGCTCGAAGACGGCGACGGTGTGGCCGGCCCGGGTCAGCTGCTGGGCGGCGGCGAGACCCGCCGGGCCCGAGCCGATGACGGCGACGGTCTTGCCGGAGAGCCGCTCGGGCGGCTGCGGGGTGACGTCGCCGCTGTCCCACGCCTTGTCGATGATGCTGACTTCGACGTTCTTGATGGTGACGGCCGGCTGGTTGATGCCGAGGACGCACGCCGACTCGCACGGAGCGGGGCACAGGCGGCCCGTGAACTCCGGGAAGTTGTTCGTGGCGTGCAGGCGCTCGGACGCCGCCGACCAGTCCTCGCGGTAGGCGTAGTCGTTCCACTCGGGGATGAGGTTTCCGAGCGGACAGCCGTTGTGGCAGAACGGGATGCCGCAGTCCATGCAGCGGCCGGCCTGCTTGCTGATGATCGGGAGCAGCGAGCCCGGAACGTAGACCTCGTTCCAGTCCTTGACGCGCTCACCGACGGGGCGGGTCTGGGCGACCTCGCGTCCGGTGGTCAGGAAGCCCTTGGGGTCAGCCATTGGTCGCCGCCTCCATCATCTTCTCGGTGGTCTCCTGCTCGGAGAGACCGGCGAGCTCAGCGGCGTCCTTGGCGGCGAGCACTGCCTTGTAGGTGGACGGGATGATCTTGCTGAAGCGGGCGACCGCGGTGTCCCAGTCGGTCAGCAGCTTCTCGGCGACCGTGGATCCGGTCTCCTCCTGGTGGCGGC contains:
- a CDS encoding glutamate synthase subunit beta, yielding MADPKGFLTTGREVAQTRPVGERVKDWNEVYVPGSLLPIISKQAGRCMDCGIPFCHNGCPLGNLIPEWNDYAYREDWSAASERLHATNNFPEFTGRLCPAPCESACVLGINQPAVTIKNVEVSIIDKAWDSGDVTPQPPERLSGKTVAVIGSGPAGLAAAQQLTRAGHTVAVFERADRIGGLLRYGIPEFKMEKSHINRRIEQMRAEGTKFRTEVEIGKDIDAAKLRRRYDAVVIAAGATVSRDLPAPGRELNGIHFAMEYLPLANKVQEGDLTVSPITAEGKHVVVIGGGDTGADCVGTAHRQGAASVTQLEIMPQPGADRNANQPWPTFPMLYKVTSAHEEGGERLYSVSTTHFEGDEDGNVQSLHLIEVEFKDGKLEQKAGTERVIPAQLVTLAMGFTGTDQANGLVQQFGLDLDERGNIARDENYATNVDGVYVAGDAGRGQSLIVWAIAEGRSAARGVDRFLTGTSALHAPIRPTDRSLMV